Within the Enterobacter roggenkampii genome, the region TTCCTGATGGGACGGCATATCACGATAAAAGTGATGGGCTTCCTGGTGTTTCCGCTGATCGCCTATTTCCTGTTTGTCTCGCTCTACCTGATCGGCAGCTGGCAACCCTCGCTGCTGACCAGCCAGATGGCCGTCGATCGCCATACGCTGCACCAGGTCTGGATTTCGATTCCGGTGATGGTGTTTGCGTTCAGCCACACGCCGATTATCTCGACGTTTGCCGTTGACCGCCGCGAGAAGTTCGGGGACGAGGCCATGGCTAAATGCAAGAAAATCATGAAGGTGGCATACCTGATTATCTGCCTGAGCGTGCTGTTCTTTGTCTTCAGCTGCCTGCTTTCTATTCCACCGTCGTATATTGTGGCCGCCAAAGAGGAAGGGGTGACAATCCTGTCTGCGCTGTCGATGATGCCCTCCTCACCGGCGTGGCTGGGGATTTCCGGGATTGTCGTGGCGATTATTGCGATGTCGAAATCGTTTCTCGGCACCTATTTTGGGGTGATTGAAGGGGCGACGGAGATCGTGAAGTCGTCGCTGAACCAGGTGGGCGTGAAAAAGAGCCGCGCCTTTAACCGCGCGATATCCATCATGGGGGTGTCGTTAATCACCTTTGCCGTCTGCTGCATTAACCCGAACGCCATTTCGATGATTTACGCCATCAGCGGCCCGCTTATCGCCATGATCCTGTTTATCATGCCGACGCTGTCGACGTATCTGATCCCCTCCCTGAAACAGTACCGTTCCATTGGCAACTTGCTGACGCTGATCGTCGGGGTGCTGTGCGTGTCGGTGATGTTTGTCGGCTAATTCCCTTTCCTGCCCGGCGCGCTGCCGGGCAGGCCATTCAGTCCCGGCCTCCTGCTTACAGCGGAAAAGGCCTGTCCTGCACCACCGTTTTCATGACAAGCGTTGAGCGAAGATGCTGCACGCCGGGCATAGCGGAGAGCTTCTCGTCGTAAAGCTTCTGGAAAGCGGAAAGGTCGCGGGTCACGACGTGCATCAGATAATCAGGATCGCCAAACAGGCGCTGGGCCAGCACGATCTGCGGGATCTCCTCCACCGCCTCTTCAAACGCGCTGACCGCCTTGCGGTCACCCTCTTTCAGCGTCGCGAACACTATCGCCAGGAAATTAAATCCCATTTTGGCGGGGTCGAGGCTGGCACGGTATCCCGTTATGGCCCCGCTTTGCTCCAGCGCCCGCACGCGACGATGGCACGGCGAGAGGCTCAGATTCACCCGCTCAGCCAGCTCGGTAAGCGACAGGCGGCCGTCAGACTGCAGCTCAGCAAGAATTTTTCGATCAATGCTATCCATGTGGAAGATTTTCTCATTTTCACCGTGTTATGAGCATAACATTGAAAGCCTATTTCGCAGTGTTAGCGATATTCTTTTTCGCAACGTATAACGCACTGCGGGAGTATTTCAGGACGATGGAAATGAGTATTGTGGCCGGCTTTTGGGTGGTTTCGTTTCTGCTCATCATGACCCCGGGGGCCGACTGGGCCTACGCCATTAGCGCCGGAATCAACGGCCGCCGCGTGGTCCCGGCGGTGATGGGGCTGATGTCCGGGCATCTGCTAGCCACATTGATTGTGGTGGCAGGCGTGGGGGTATTGATTGCTCAACATCCGCTGGCGTTAGCCGGGCTGACCGTGGCGGGAGCCCTGTATCTCCTGTGGCTTGGCATAACGTTATTGCGTCACCCGGCCACACCGAAGAAGGCCACCCAGCATGCGGGTAACTGGACGCAGTGGGCGGTGAAAGGACTCTGCATTAGCGGCCTTAACCCGAAGGTTTTTTTGCTGTTCCTGGCCCTGCTTCCGCAATTCACAGACCCAACCGGAAGCTGGTCGATAGCGATGCAGATGTCCGCGCTTGGGATGATGCACCTTATCACCTGTACCCTGGTCTATCTGCTGGTGGGGTATGGTTCGAAAGCGGTGCTGGCGACCCGGCCACAGGCGGCCCGTCTGGTGAGCAGGGCATCGGGAGGGTTGATGGTGCTGATCGCGCTGGTACTGCTGTTTGAGCAGGTGAGATAACTGTCTTTTTTGCCGGGTGGCGCTGCGCTTACCCGGCCTACATTTCACAACGATATCAATTAATTGCACAATTCATTGTAGGCCCGTGCAAGCGTAGCGCCGCCGGGCGAAACTCACAAATCGCACGTTGTCAGCAGTCTGAAAAAACACCGGCCATCGCCGGTGTGAGTTACGCCCGAATATCGTCATATTCCCGCGTTTTATCAAACTCATGTTTCGCGAACGGGCACAGCGGAATAATTTTGCGGTTCTCACCGCGCATCTTCTCCACCACTTTCGCCACCAGCTGTTTACCGACGCCCTGCCCTTTCAGGCTCTCATCCACATCGGTGTGCTCGATAATGCTCAGGTGCTCGCCGGTCGGCACGAAGACAATCTCCGCGACCTGGTTGCCGTTCGCATCATTCACGTAAAACTTGTTATGGCCTTCCAGAATATCCATGGTTCCTCACTTATTTTTGGCGATACTTCAGCGCACCGCTCGGGCAGGTATCAATCACGCGGACAACCGTTTCAACGTCCACTTCATCGGGAATGATCCACGGTTTACGTTTCAGATTAAACAGCTTTGCGCTCCCACGCACGCAGTTACCGGAGTGTTTGCAGATCCCGGTGTTGAAGTAGACGTCAATTTTCTCGCCGGTATAGGCCCGGTAACCCGCATCCAGTAGCTCTTTATCCATGACATTACCTCTGTAATTATTATCGTGCTGAATGAAGCATAGCCTTACGGGATCCTGATGGCTATAACGCCGAAAACGAAAAGCCAGGTCACAACTCTTTTCTTGCCAGATTGCGTCCGCTATTGGCCCATGTCAGGCTCGGCAAATGTCACTTTTACATAACATCCGCAGGTTGAATGAAACGCAGACTCTCTTTTCAGATAAAGCTGTTTTTTGCGCTGGTGTGCTTCTCCTGCCTGCTGTTAGTTCTGCTGGGAACGATTCTGTTTCATTTTATTGACCGACAGCTCCATCACGATCTCGGCCAGCGCGCCCGGGTGCAGGCCAGCCAGATCGCGCTGATACCGGGTCTGGCGGCCATGGTTGCGGCCAGAGATATCCTCGGCATCGCCCGGTTAATCCAGCCGCTGCGCGCCGAAAGCGATGCCAGCTACATTGTGATTGGCGATACCGAGGAACAGCACCTCTATCATTCGGAATCCCCGGAGCGGATTAACTTACCGATGATCGGCGGAGATAATGCGAAGGTATTACAGGGCAAAACCATTATTTCCGTGCGCCAGGGCGGGATTGGGGTTTCACTGCGCAGCAAAGCGCCGATCTTTAACGCGCAGCACCAGGTGATTGGTATTGTCTCGGTCGGCTATCTGACCTCCTATATTGCCAATATTAACGCCCGCATTCTCTGGCAGTCCGGGCTTTACGGCGCGGGGCTTCTTCTGCTGCTGTTTATGTTCTCCTGGCTGTTTACCCGCAATCTCAAAAAACAGATGTTCCGGCTTGAGCCAAAAGATATCGCCCAGCTGGTGTTGCAGCAAAGGGCACTATTAGAAGCGATGTACGAAGGGGTATTTGCCGTCAATGATGAGAAGCAGCTGATTTTAATTAACCGCGCCGCACGAGAAATGCTGGATATCCGGCAAAGTGAAAAAGCGCTTATCGGCAAACCGCTGGAAGACGTTCTGCAGACGTCGCCGGGCTTTTTATCCCAGCGCTACGCCTCGGTGAGCAGTGGCAGTCACGACCAGATTGCCGTGCTGAACCAGCGGGAGGTAATCGTCAACCGGGTGGCGATTGAGGTCGAACCCGGCGTTGAAAGCGGCTGGGTATACAGCTTTCGCGACAAAAATGACATCAACACCCTCAGCAGCCAGCTCAGTCAGATCAAGCGCTATGCGGATAACCTGCGCATTATGCGCCGCGAGCAGCTGAACTGGACCGCCACGCTGGTGGGCTTGCTGCAGATGAAACACTATGACGAGGCGATTCGCTACATTCAGGCGCAGTCCGAAGGCGCGCAGCGCGTGCTGGACTTTGTCTCCGCCCGTTTTTCTTCTCCCGCGCTGTGCGGGCTGCTGCTCGGAAAATACGTCAGCGCCCGCGAAAAAGGGATCGAACTGCTGTTTGATCCCGCCTGCCAGCTCACCCGCATGCCTGCCACGCTCAACGAAACGGAGCTGATGTCCATTATTGGTAACCTGCTGGATAACGCGGTGGACGCGACCCTTAAGGCCCCGGTCCCCGCGCCGGTGGAACTCTACATTTCTGACCGTAACCAGGAGCTGCTGATCGAGGTGGCCGACCGGGGCTGCGGGGTGGAGGATGCGATGAAGCCGCATATTTTCCGCCAGGGATTCAGCAGCAAGCCGGAACGTGAAAACGACATTGTGGGTACCGAGCACGGTATTGGCCTGTATCTGGTGGCAGGATATATCGATAAGGCTGGCGGCAGCATTGAGATTGCCGACAACACGCCACAGGGGACCATTTTTTCTGTGTTTATTCCGAATGGGCAAAAGCATGACCCGAGCACTTGATGTTGTGATCGTTGAAGATGAGCCGCACCTGGCGGAGCTGCATCGCGAGTATATCGAGCAGAATTTTCATTTGCGCGTGGTGGGCATCGCCGCGTCGATTGAGCAGGCATGCAGCCTGATTCGTCAGCATCAGCCGCGGCTTATCCTGCTGGACAACTATCTCCCGGACGGTAAAGGCGTGGAGCTCATCGATAACCCGCTGCTGAAAAGCTATGAGTGTTCGGTAATCTTCATCACCGCCGCCAGCGATATGCAGACCTGCAGCCACGCCATGCGCAGCGGCGCGTTTGACTACCTCATCAAGCCCGTCTTTTTCCAGCGCCTGCACGCCTCGCTGGAGCGTTTTATGCGCTTCATCCACACCGTACAGCAGGTGAAGGTGGTCGACCAGCATGCGCTGGATCGCCTGTTTCATCTGCCTGCCGCGGAAGCCTCCGTAACGCCGTCCACAAAGGGCATTGAACCCCAGACGCTGGAGCGGATAAAACGCCTGTTCGCCGAGCATCCCGACAGCGCGATGTCGGTTGAAGAGGTGGTGGAAAACGTGGGGATCAGCAAAACCACGGGGCGTCGCTACCTCGAATACTGCGTGGAGAGCGGGTTAATCAGCATTGAAATGCTGTACGGCAATATTGGTCATCCTCGCCGGTTATACCGTAAAGCCCCCGATAAACGGTAATCCAAAACCGTTCGTTGGCTAACGTTCGCGGATTTTATGGTGTTAATTGCTGAAACGACGGCGACAATCACACTTCGGAATCATTGCCCTCGCCTCCCTATTGTCGGAGGCGCGCTTTACGCTATGTTGACAATTAGTTCCTCAAATGTAACTAAAAGGTTAACTATAATGTCGAACACGTTCCGAATTTCTCTGCTTACCGCTACCGTACTGTTCTCTGCTTCTGCACTGTCTGCCCTGCCGCAGGGTTATCCTGCTGAGTATCAAAAAGTGGTTGATGCCGCCACGAAAGAGGGCAAGGTTGTCATCTATTCCACTACCGACATCAAAGCTGCCGGCCCGCTGATCCAGGGCTTCGAAAAAACCTACCCGGGCATCAAAGTCGAATACAACGACATGAACAGCACCGAGCTGTACAACCGTTTCATCAGCGAACAGGCTTCCGGCGGCGTGAGCGGCGACGTGGTCTGGAGCTCCTCGATGGACACGGGCCTGAAGCTCGCCACCGACTACGCCATGGAGTACAAATCTCCGGAGCAAAGCCAGCTGCCGAAATGGGCGGTCTGGAAAGATAAGGCCTACGGCACCACCTATGAGCCGGTGGT harbors:
- the yjdI gene encoding 4Fe-4S mono-cluster protein YjdI, giving the protein MDKELLDAGYRAYTGEKIDVYFNTGICKHSGNCVRGSAKLFNLKRKPWIIPDEVDVETVVRVIDTCPSGALKYRQK
- a CDS encoding ATP-binding protein gives rise to the protein MKRRLSFQIKLFFALVCFSCLLLVLLGTILFHFIDRQLHHDLGQRARVQASQIALIPGLAAMVAARDILGIARLIQPLRAESDASYIVIGDTEEQHLYHSESPERINLPMIGGDNAKVLQGKTIISVRQGGIGVSLRSKAPIFNAQHQVIGIVSVGYLTSYIANINARILWQSGLYGAGLLLLLFMFSWLFTRNLKKQMFRLEPKDIAQLVLQQRALLEAMYEGVFAVNDEKQLILINRAAREMLDIRQSEKALIGKPLEDVLQTSPGFLSQRYASVSSGSHDQIAVLNQREVIVNRVAIEVEPGVESGWVYSFRDKNDINTLSSQLSQIKRYADNLRIMRREQLNWTATLVGLLQMKHYDEAIRYIQAQSEGAQRVLDFVSARFSSPALCGLLLGKYVSAREKGIELLFDPACQLTRMPATLNETELMSIIGNLLDNAVDATLKAPVPAPVELYISDRNQELLIEVADRGCGVEDAMKPHIFRQGFSSKPERENDIVGTEHGIGLYLVAGYIDKAGGSIEIADNTPQGTIFSVFIPNGQKHDPST
- a CDS encoding Lrp/AsnC family transcriptional regulator codes for the protein MDSIDRKILAELQSDGRLSLTELAERVNLSLSPCHRRVRALEQSGAITGYRASLDPAKMGFNFLAIVFATLKEGDRKAVSAFEEAVEEIPQIVLAQRLFGDPDYLMHVVTRDLSAFQKLYDEKLSAMPGVQHLRSTLVMKTVVQDRPFPL
- a CDS encoding response regulator — translated: MTRALDVVIVEDEPHLAELHREYIEQNFHLRVVGIAASIEQACSLIRQHQPRLILLDNYLPDGKGVELIDNPLLKSYECSVIFITAASDMQTCSHAMRSGAFDYLIKPVFFQRLHASLERFMRFIHTVQQVKVVDQHALDRLFHLPAAEASVTPSTKGIEPQTLERIKRLFAEHPDSAMSVEEVVENVGISKTTGRRYLEYCVESGLISIEMLYGNIGHPRRLYRKAPDKR
- a CDS encoding LysE family translocator, which translates into the protein MEMSIVAGFWVVSFLLIMTPGADWAYAISAGINGRRVVPAVMGLMSGHLLATLIVVAGVGVLIAQHPLALAGLTVAGALYLLWLGITLLRHPATPKKATQHAGNWTQWAVKGLCISGLNPKVFLLFLALLPQFTDPTGSWSIAMQMSALGMMHLITCTLVYLLVGYGSKAVLATRPQAARLVSRASGGLMVLIALVLLFEQVR
- a CDS encoding amino acid permease, which encodes MSKIWSKDETLWSFALYGTAVGAGTLFLPIQLGSAGAIVLFITALVAYPLTYWPHKALAQFILSSKTKGNEGITGAVSHYYGRKIGNLITTLYFIAFFVVVQIYAVAITNSLTEQLAKHLTVDTTVRVLVSLGVVLVLNLIFLMGRHITIKVMGFLVFPLIAYFLFVSLYLIGSWQPSLLTSQMAVDRHTLHQVWISIPVMVFAFSHTPIISTFAVDRREKFGDEAMAKCKKIMKVAYLIICLSVLFFVFSCLLSIPPSYIVAAKEEGVTILSALSMMPSSPAWLGISGIVVAIIAMSKSFLGTYFGVIEGATEIVKSSLNQVGVKKSRAFNRAISIMGVSLITFAVCCINPNAISMIYAISGPLIAMILFIMPTLSTYLIPSLKQYRSIGNLLTLIVGVLCVSVMFVG
- a CDS encoding GNAT family N-acetyltransferase; translation: MDILEGHNKFYVNDANGNQVAEIVFVPTGEHLSIIEHTDVDESLKGQGVGKQLVAKVVEKMRGENRKIIPLCPFAKHEFDKTREYDDIRA